One Rissa tridactyla isolate bRisTri1 chromosome 1, bRisTri1.patW.cur.20221130, whole genome shotgun sequence DNA segment encodes these proteins:
- the SFT2D2 gene encoding vesicle transport protein SFT2B isoform X2: MDKLKRVLSGRDAEEPSGLGEVIDATSLGWGTRVKGFIACFAIGCLCSLLGSCLLWVPKKGLTLFAVFYTLGNIASIGSTLFLMGPMKQLKRMFEPTRLIATIVMLWRKEGLALLFCILQFFALAWYSISFIPFARDAVKKCVSVCLS; the protein is encoded by the exons atGGACAAGCTCAAGCGGGTGCTGAGCGGTCGCGACGCGGAGGAGCCGAGCGGCCTGGGCGAG GTTATTGATGCAACTTCATTAGGTTGGGGCACCAGAGTGAAAGGCTTCATTGCTTGTTTTGCAATAGGATGCCTGTGCTCGCTTTTG GGTAGTTGTCTGCTATGGGTACCAAAGAAAGGGCTGACACTCTTTGCAGTGTTTTATACTCTGGGGAATATCGCATCTATTGGGAG cacTCTTTTTCTTATGGGACCAATGAAACAATTGAAAAGGATGTTTGAGCCTACACGTTTGATTGCTACTATTGTTATGCTA tGGCGTAAGGAAGGACTCGCGCTTCTTTTCTGCATCTTACAGTTTTTCGCCTTAGCATG GTACAGCATTTCCTTCATACCATTTGCAAG GGATGCTGTGAAGAAATGTGTTTCGGTCTGCCTGTCCTAA
- the SFT2D2 gene encoding vesicle transport protein SFT2B isoform X1, whose protein sequence is MDKLKRVLSGRDAEEPSGLGEVIDATSLGWGTRVKGFIACFAIGCLCSLLGSCLLWVPKKGLTLFAVFYTLGNIASIGSTLFLMGPMKQLKRMFEPTRLIATIVMLLCLVLTLCSAFWWRKEGLALLFCILQFFALAWYSISFIPFARDAVKKCVSVCLS, encoded by the exons atGGACAAGCTCAAGCGGGTGCTGAGCGGTCGCGACGCGGAGGAGCCGAGCGGCCTGGGCGAG GTTATTGATGCAACTTCATTAGGTTGGGGCACCAGAGTGAAAGGCTTCATTGCTTGTTTTGCAATAGGATGCCTGTGCTCGCTTTTG GGTAGTTGTCTGCTATGGGTACCAAAGAAAGGGCTGACACTCTTTGCAGTGTTTTATACTCTGGGGAATATCGCATCTATTGGGAG cacTCTTTTTCTTATGGGACCAATGAAACAATTGAAAAGGATGTTTGAGCCTACACGTTTGATTGCTACTATTGTTATGCTA ttGTGTCTCGTACTAACACTGTGTTCTGCTTTTTGG tGGCGTAAGGAAGGACTCGCGCTTCTTTTCTGCATCTTACAGTTTTTCGCCTTAGCATG GTACAGCATTTCCTTCATACCATTTGCAAG GGATGCTGTGAAGAAATGTGTTTCGGTCTGCCTGTCCTAA